Genomic segment of Buchnera aphidicola (Aphis fabae):
AAAATGATACTATTGTTGCTCAAGTAACTCATCCAGGAAAAAGTGCTGTTGGAATATTACGAATTTCTGGAATTAATGCAAAAGAAGTTGCTATAGAAATTTTAGGTAAAACACCTAATCCGAGATTTGCTACTTATACAAAATTTTTAAATAAAAATAAAGAAATTTTAGATCACGGTATATCTTTATGGTTTCCTGCACCTTTTTCATTTACAGGTGAAGATATATTAGAATTACAATGTCATGGTAGCCCATTTATCATAGATTTATTGATTAAAAGAATTTTATTTATTAAAAACACAAGATTAGCTAAACCAGGTGAATTTTGTGAACGTGCTTTTTTAAATGGTAAAATTGATTTGGTACAGGCAGAAGCAATAGATGATTTAATTAATTCTGAAACTGAATCTATGGTTAAAGCTTCATTAAATTCTTTGCAAGGCAATTTTTCACGTGATATAAATAATCTAGTAGAAATACTTACTCAATTTCGTGTTGATATCGAGTCTAGTATAGATTTTCCAGAAGAAGAAATTAATTTTAATTTTGATGATATTGTTTCTAATAATTTGAATCAATTAAAAAATCAATTTTTAAAAATAAAAAAAATCATTTCAGATACAAGTATTATAAGAGAAACTAAAAAAATTATAATTGTTGGGCCTCCTAATGCTGGAAAGTCTAGTTTATTAAATATGTTATCTTCAAGTAATCGAGCAATTGTCACAAATATTCCTGGAACAACACGTGATCTTCTTTATGAACAGATTAATATCAATGGTTTTTTATGTGAAATTATTGATACTGCAGGTTTTCATAATACGCAAGAT
This window contains:
- the mnmE gene encoding tRNA uridine-5-carboxymethylaminomethyl(34) synthesis GTPase MnmE; this encodes MIQNDTIVAQVTHPGKSAVGILRISGINAKEVAIEILGKTPNPRFATYTKFLNKNKEILDHGISLWFPAPFSFTGEDILELQCHGSPFIIDLLIKRILFIKNTRLAKPGEFCERAFLNGKIDLVQAEAIDDLINSETESMVKASLNSLQGNFSRDINNLVEILTQFRVDIESSIDFPEEEINFNFDDIVSNNLNQLKNQFLKIKKIISDTSIIRETKKIIIVGPPNAGKSSLLNMLSSSNRAIVTNIPGTTRDLLYEQININGFLCEIIDTAGFHNTQDEIEKIGINRAWETLKTCDHILFVIDKTINPKNQKKISNDFIKKMNFYNNSIQITFVLNKNDLLKDDFGIKKIEDCYFISISALTGQGVNILKKHLVKSEKNKVKEGLFLARRRHLHQIDLSYHEFLKANKNWLKYKNIEFLAESLSLMNKLIGEITGSFSSNDLLNRIFSTFCIGK